A single window of candidate division KSB1 bacterium DNA harbors:
- a CDS encoding DEAD/DEAH box helicase, with protein sequence MSDNLTTQSAFNELELSKPVLRALDDVGYETPTPIQALTIPHILAGKDVLGQAQTGTGKTAAFALPLLSHIDLKKVKPQVLVLAPTRELAIQVAEAFQRYAAHMKGFHVIPVYGGQDIVGQFRRLKRGVHVVVGTPGRIIDHIRRGTLKLDSINCAVLDEADEMLRMGFIDDVKWILDQTPPGRQIALFSATLPSAIKEIAKKYLEEPEEIRIKVRTTTAETINQRYWMVSGLHKLDALTRILEAVTFDAVLIFVRTRIATKQLSDKLEARGYAAAPLSGDIPQKQRETTVGRLKAGKLNILVATDVAARGLDIDRISHVINYDVPYDIESYVHRIGRTGRAGKTGEAILFVSPRERRMLRSIERATRQKIEMMQLPSTEEINNKRIADFKQRITDTLASEELGFYHQILEQYRQEHDVPALEIAAALARLAQKDTPLLLKKAPKPAPVDFENKPDRGRSVKGQSGSSLKKSAFRVEEGMESFRIEVGDVHGVKPGNIVGAIANEAGIDGEFIGRIEIYEDFSTVDLPEGMPRDIFRELKKVWVAGQQLKIKRLEESPKMAGGKKKFSKVKSKKSGGGRSKKRRK encoded by the coding sequence ATGTCGGATAACCTGACAACCCAATCGGCTTTTAATGAGCTGGAACTGAGCAAACCCGTATTACGTGCACTGGATGACGTCGGTTATGAAACGCCTACACCGATCCAGGCTCTGACCATTCCTCATATTCTGGCAGGAAAAGATGTCCTTGGGCAGGCTCAAACCGGTACCGGTAAAACCGCTGCTTTTGCCTTACCGCTGCTGTCCCACATCGACCTCAAGAAAGTCAAACCTCAGGTTCTGGTTTTGGCGCCAACGCGAGAGCTGGCAATTCAGGTTGCGGAAGCCTTTCAAAGGTATGCCGCTCATATGAAAGGATTTCATGTGATTCCAGTTTATGGCGGCCAGGACATTGTTGGCCAATTCCGGCGGTTAAAGCGTGGAGTACACGTTGTTGTGGGAACTCCCGGTAGAATTATAGACCATATCCGGCGGGGTACTCTTAAGCTGGATTCGATCAATTGCGCCGTACTGGATGAAGCTGATGAAATGCTGCGCATGGGATTTATCGATGATGTGAAATGGATTCTGGATCAAACGCCGCCGGGACGCCAGATAGCCCTGTTTTCTGCGACTCTTCCGAGCGCTATTAAAGAGATTGCAAAAAAATATCTCGAAGAACCGGAAGAAATTAGAATCAAAGTACGCACAACGACTGCGGAGACCATCAATCAGCGTTACTGGATGGTGAGCGGGCTGCATAAGCTCGATGCCCTGACCCGAATTCTTGAGGCAGTCACGTTTGACGCAGTGCTGATTTTTGTCCGCACCAGAATAGCAACCAAACAACTGTCCGATAAGCTGGAAGCCCGGGGGTATGCCGCTGCGCCGCTTAGTGGAGATATCCCGCAGAAACAACGGGAAACAACGGTCGGGAGATTGAAAGCCGGGAAACTGAATATTCTGGTAGCAACTGATGTTGCAGCCCGCGGCCTGGATATTGACCGCATCAGTCATGTGATTAATTATGACGTTCCTTACGATATAGAATCGTATGTACATCGCATTGGGCGCACCGGCAGGGCAGGGAAAACCGGTGAAGCCATTCTGTTTGTATCTCCACGGGAACGGCGGATGTTGCGCTCTATTGAAAGAGCAACAAGGCAGAAAATTGAGATGATGCAACTGCCGTCCACGGAAGAGATAAATAATAAAAGAATTGCCGATTTCAAGCAGCGCATTACAGACACACTTGCGAGTGAGGAGCTGGGATTTTATCATCAAATTCTGGAGCAGTACCGACAGGAACATGATGTACCCGCACTTGAAATCGCGGCGGCCCTGGCCAGACTTGCACAGAAAGATACGCCCCTTCTGCTAAAAAAAGCCCCTAAACCTGCACCAGTTGACTTCGAAAATAAGCCGGACAGAGGCAGAAGCGTAAAAGGGCAGAGCGGGTCAAGCCTGAAAAAATCCGCTTTCAGAGTTGAAGAGGGCATGGAGTCATTCCGGATAGAAGTTGGTGATGTTCATGGTGTAAAACCCGGCAATATTGTTGGCGCTATCGCCAATGAAGCAGGTATCGATGGTGAATTCATCGGGCGGATCGAGATTTATGAAGACTTCAGTACGGTGGATCTTCCCGAAGGCATGCCGCGTGATATTTTCCGCGAATTGAAAAAGGTTTGGGTAGCAGGGCAGCAGTTAAAAATAAAAAGGTTGGAGGAAAGCCCGAAAATGGCGGGGGGAAAAAAGAAATTTTCTAAAGTGAAGAGTAAGAAATCAGGCGGCGGCCGTTCAAAAAAACGCAGAAAGTAA